In the Colletotrichum higginsianum IMI 349063 chromosome 7 map unlocalized unitig_7, whole genome shotgun sequence genome, one interval contains:
- a CDS encoding Extracellular serine-rich protein, producing MHISAMVVSALAAVAQAVDVQVVSVASTNNTLKFFPDKINAPVGSMVQFQFRGGNHSVVQSTFDNPCIPISNVNASAKGVYSGYQPVQASAAMGQIPVFTVMVNSTAPMWLYCSQGKHCQNGMVMVINENSRANATRTIENYAQAAKKVPQAQIPGGGSAGGNGGGSASPTGGAGGGSNGGGSNGGSGGGSGATPSSPPTAGAVSLSAPGTLLLALGAGFLLL from the exons ATGCATATCTCGGCTATGGTTGTTTCGGCTCTGGCCGCCGTTGCTCAGG CCGTCGACGTGCAggtcgtctccgtcgcctCGACCAACAACACGCTCAAGTTCTTCCCCGACAAGATCAACGCCCCCGTCGGCTCCATGGTGCAGTTCCAATTCCGCGGCGGCAACCACTCAGTTGTCCAGTCCACCTTCGACAACCCGTGCATCCCCATCTCCAACGTAAACGCCTCGGCAAAGGGCGTCTACTCGGGCTACCAGCCTGTTCAAGCTTCGGCCGCTATGGGACAAATTCCCGTCTTCACCGTCATGGTCAACAGCACAGCGCCCATGTGGCTGTACTGCTCCCAGGGCAAGCACTGCCAAAACGGCATGGTTATGGTCATCAACGAGAA CTCCAGGGCCAACGCCACCCGTACCATTGAGAACTACGCCCAGGCCGCAAAGAAGGTCCCTCAGGCCCAgatccccggcggcggctctgcaggcggcaacggcggcggttCCGCCTCTCCCActggcggtgccggtggTGGCTCCAACGGCGGTGGCTCTAACGGCggtagcggcggcggttccGGTGCCACACCGTCCTCTCCTCCtaccgccggcgccgtctcccTCAGCGCGCCCGGTACTTTGCTGCTCGCCCTCGGTGCCGGCTTCCTGCTCTTGTAA